A part of Chloroflexota bacterium genomic DNA contains:
- a CDS encoding 4Fe-4S dicluster domain-containing protein: protein MTYILDNKQLEKVLEQWSADYEVYAPQKAKQFSAFLPLGSSELVLDEPHNTRYPPKSLFLPQTEVMLRYNGRLNRLEDVELEIKPRILFGIHPCDASAATLLDTVFSTEENSDPYWSNRRKETLLIGLGCDEPPQTCFCTTVGGGPFNTKGLDALMTKMDDAYFVEVFSDEAVKLFADLPKASKEQQKQIKDLQKDAVAKMAPAFETDGLKEKLDANFDSDFWAEISESCLGCGVCTFLCPTCFCFDIVDEVQRSERVRNWDTCMFRIYSLEASGHNPRPSRKERTRQRLSHKYSYWLDHVGEIGCTGCGRCVRYCPVGLDIRAMLRAANALEMEPANA from the coding sequence ATGACATATATTCTGGATAATAAGCAACTTGAAAAAGTCCTGGAGCAGTGGTCTGCGGATTATGAAGTCTATGCCCCTCAGAAAGCAAAGCAATTTTCAGCTTTTCTGCCCCTGGGTTCAAGCGAACTCGTATTGGATGAGCCGCACAACACCCGCTACCCACCCAAGTCCCTCTTCCTTCCTCAAACTGAAGTCATGCTCCGGTACAATGGACGGCTGAACCGGTTGGAAGATGTCGAACTTGAGATCAAACCTCGGATCCTCTTTGGTATTCACCCCTGTGATGCCTCAGCGGCAACTCTCTTGGATACCGTTTTCTCAACTGAAGAAAATAGCGATCCCTATTGGAGCAATCGCCGTAAGGAAACCTTGCTGATCGGTTTGGGCTGTGACGAACCGCCTCAAACCTGCTTCTGCACAACAGTAGGCGGCGGCCCCTTCAACACCAAAGGCCTGGATGCCTTGATGACGAAGATGGATGACGCCTATTTCGTGGAAGTTTTCTCCGATGAAGCTGTAAAGCTCTTCGCTGACCTGCCAAAAGCTTCGAAAGAGCAGCAAAAACAGATCAAGGACCTACAGAAAGACGCAGTGGCAAAGATGGCACCAGCCTTTGAGACAGATGGGCTCAAAGAGAAGCTGGATGCGAATTTCGACAGCGACTTCTGGGCTGAGATCTCCGAATCCTGCCTGGGCTGTGGTGTTTGCACCTTCCTCTGCCCCACCTGCTTCTGTTTTGACATCGTTGACGAGGTTCAGCGCAGTGAACGGGTTCGTAACTGGGATACCTGCATGTTCAGGATCTATTCGCTGGAAGCTTCGGGGCATAACCCCCGTCCTTCACGCAAGGAACGCACCCGCCAACGCCTGAGCCACAAATACAGCTACTGGCTGGATCATGTCGGAGAAATCGGTTGTACGGGTTGTGGGCGCTGTGTACGTTACTGCCCCGTTGGCCTGGATATCCGCGCAATGCTGCGGGCTGCAAATGCCCTGGAAATGGAGCCGGCAAATGCCTGA
- a CDS encoding 4Fe-4S binding protein: MTLERPMITRHYLMTWDLDRCVGCQMGPTVCPKDALTHLDGEIIDGRMVARPSVEVDPEACVMCGMCVEICPVHAITMTINGEPENPVLEYGAFPEVRGHTSFNKDAFDFKLKDFVIDNCPTNIISYDAENDTMAIQYEDCIRCRQCEVASDGAFHVQQAWQGKVELHRDRCVEGCVACADVCPTRALHLNDEGELVLADYYCIKCGSCMHACPIQPEFEEEEFTFESQGLTLTRSHKKLINEDQLAIKVERWRVNHTPVQSAAWIEALRKLADDKASAVEIDRKRALKRRDLIVALRGHILPEHTRDMD, encoded by the coding sequence ATGACGCTGGAACGCCCCATGATCACCAGACACTATCTGATGACCTGGGATCTGGACCGCTGCGTTGGATGCCAAATGGGGCCAACAGTCTGCCCCAAAGATGCCCTTACCCACCTGGATGGCGAGATAATCGACGGCCGGATGGTGGCCAGGCCCTCGGTGGAAGTGGATCCTGAAGCCTGCGTGATGTGTGGGATGTGTGTAGAAATTTGTCCCGTGCATGCCATCACCATGACCATCAACGGCGAACCGGAAAACCCCGTGTTGGAATATGGCGCTTTTCCTGAAGTTCGCGGCCACACCTCATTCAATAAAGACGCCTTTGATTTTAAACTTAAAGATTTTGTCATTGATAACTGTCCCACCAACATCATCAGCTATGACGCCGAGAACGACACCATGGCAATCCAATATGAGGATTGCATCCGCTGCCGCCAATGCGAAGTTGCCAGCGACGGCGCGTTCCATGTACAACAAGCCTGGCAAGGCAAGGTGGAGCTCCATCGGGATCGCTGCGTGGAAGGCTGCGTGGCCTGCGCCGATGTCTGCCCCACCCGGGCTTTACACCTCAATGATGAGGGCGAGCTGGTCCTGGCCGATTACTACTGCATTAAATGCGGTTCCTGTATGCATGCCTGCCCCATCCAACCCGAATTCGAGGAAGAAGAATTCACCTTTGAATCTCAGGGGCTCACGCTGACCCGCTCCCACAAGAAGCTGATCAACGAAGATCAGCTGGCAATCAAAGTGGAACGCTGGCGGGTCAATCACACGCCGGTTCAGAGCGCTGCCTGGATCGAAGCCCTGCGTAAACTGGCGGATGATAAAGCCAGTGCCGTCGAAATTGACCGCAAACGGGCTCTTAAGCGCCGTGACCTGATTGTGGCCTTACGCGGACATATCCTGCCTGAACACACCAGGGACATGGATTAA
- a CDS encoding FAD/NAD(P)-binding protein, whose translation MPEHHHHHDNPYDPIPMHILRAYYESTDRSLKTFELSFDKQEDCEAFFKAYNPGQFCQLSIFGKGEAPFGIASAAWEGEFVRFTVQKVGSFTEYIHTLKAGDAIGMRGPLGNGFPLEDWKGKKLVIIGGGCAFSTLYALTKHVQHPKNRPDYDQLVVIYGARSSGLCMYKHDIQSWYQNEDFEIHQAIDVPEEGWLHHVGYVPDVVKEVAPSPDNAVAIVCGPPIMTKYTLPVLVELGFAPETIFTSLEKRMKCGIGKCGRCNIGSKYICKDGPVFSLAELHELPDDI comes from the coding sequence ATGCCTGAACACCACCATCATCACGATAATCCCTATGATCCGATCCCGATGCATATTCTGCGGGCCTATTACGAATCCACAGACCGCTCACTTAAGACCTTTGAACTGAGTTTCGATAAGCAAGAGGACTGCGAAGCCTTCTTCAAGGCCTACAACCCCGGTCAATTCTGCCAACTTTCCATCTTCGGTAAAGGTGAAGCCCCCTTTGGGATCGCCTCTGCTGCCTGGGAAGGTGAATTTGTACGCTTCACCGTTCAAAAGGTCGGCTCATTTACCGAATACATCCACACCCTCAAAGCCGGTGACGCGATTGGGATGCGTGGGCCGCTCGGGAATGGCTTCCCTTTGGAGGACTGGAAGGGCAAGAAACTGGTCATCATCGGCGGTGGCTGTGCTTTTTCCACCCTCTATGCCCTGACTAAACACGTCCAGCACCCCAAAAACCGGCCAGATTACGATCAACTGGTTGTGATCTACGGCGCCCGATCCTCCGGCCTCTGCATGTATAAACACGACATCCAAAGCTGGTATCAGAATGAGGATTTCGAGATCCACCAGGCCATTGACGTCCCCGAAGAGGGCTGGCTGCACCATGTCGGCTACGTCCCAGATGTGGTCAAAGAGGTTGCCCCCTCACCGGATAACGCTGTGGCGATTGTCTGCGGGCCGCCCATTATGACCAAGTACACCCTGCCTGTCCTCGTGGAGCTGGGTTTCGCCCCCGAAACGATCTTCACCTCGCTGGAAAAGCGGATGAAATGTGGGATCGGTAAATGTGGACGCTGCAATATCGGCTCAAAATATATCTGCAAGGATGGCCCTGTATTCAGCCTGGCTGAACTGCATGAGCTTCCTGACGATATCTAA